Within Microaerobacter geothermalis, the genomic segment GGTTTAAACCGGAAGGTTGATTTAAGTGCTGTACCAGGGGTTACCTTCACCAATCCGGGAATTGCGACCGTTGGATTAACTGAGGAACAGGCAAGAGAAAAAGGATACCAAGTGAAGACATCGGTATTGCCCCTTGAAGCTGTACCACGTGCCATCGTAAATCGTGAAACCACCGGAGTATTCAAACTGGTAGCTGATGCCGAGAGTCTTAAAATATTAGGGATTCATATTGTTGCCGAAAATGCTGGGGATGTGATTTATGCAGGAGTGCTTGCGGTTAAATTTGGTTTGACTGTTGAAGATTTAGGGGAAAGTCTTGCCCCATACTTAACGATGTCAGAAGGGCTTAAATTGGCTGTCTTAACCTTTGATAAGGATGTGGACAAACTTTCCTGCTGTGCAGGATAAGAAGAGTTTTTTCATCATTAATTGGTATAAAATATTAAAAGTAAAGATAAAATTAAAGGAATGAGTGATGTGAATCAGAAGAAAAAAATGCAGGATGAAATTAGTGCAGAATTATATGCCAAATTCTTTCATGGGCTTTCCAATCCTACCCGATTAAAAATTGTTCAGTCTTTACTGGGAAAAGAAAAAAATGTGAGTGAACTTGTACAAGAACTGGGTATTAAACAATCTCAGATTTCCAACCAATTAGCTTGTTTAAAATGGTGCGGCTATGTTGATGCCCGCCAGGAAGGAAAATATGTATATTACCAGATTAAAGACGAAAGAATTAGGGAAATTCTCAGGCTTGCCACTGAAGTCGTGGGTGACAATGCCGCTCATATCAGTGAATGCACCAGAATGTAAACAATATAAATATTAATAACAAAAATGAGGTGTTTTATGTTTCCAGGACCGGTCCTTTTTAAAATTGGGCCGCTGCCCATTCATACCCTTGGTGTAATGATTGCCCTTGCAGCTCTTGTCGGGATGTGGATGATCACCAGAACAGCCAAAAAAGAAGGGATCAATCCCGATTATATGGTTGATTTAACGGTTTATGCCATGATTGGGGGAATTATAGGAGCAAGATTGTGGTATGTCGTGTTCATGTGGCAGAACTATGTGGACAATCCCATTGAAATTTTCATGGTATGGATGGGCGGATTAGCCATTCAGGGCGGAATCCTTGGCGGAGCAATAGCCGGAATTTGGTATGCCAGAAAGAGGGATTTGCCGGTTTGGCATGTGTCAGACATCGTTGCCCCGGCCTTGATCC encodes:
- a CDS encoding ArsR/SmtB family transcription factor; translation: MNQKKKMQDEISAELYAKFFHGLSNPTRLKIVQSLLGKEKNVSELVQELGIKQSQISNQLACLKWCGYVDARQEGKYVYYQIKDERIREILRLATEVVGDNAAHISECTRM